In the genome of Spirochaeta cellobiosiphila DSM 17781, one region contains:
- a CDS encoding DUF554 domain-containing protein, translating into MIGPLVNSTAIFTGGIIGFILKPIIPKRIAEGLSPSFALIALSIGVTMLIKMETAPPVVIAIIFGVAIGELLMLEQWVNKSAQSLQGLTGRLLSSSKEKNSQGVSIEFSRQYSALIVLFTMSGMGILGALTEGLSGDYQLLIIKSILDFFTAIIFAMTFGISVSLLFIPQLAFQSLLYFLSSFIMPYMTGPTYANFSACGGVIMIGLGLRMAKIKDFPVVNQLPALLLVIPFTNLWLMYFG; encoded by the coding sequence CAGCTATTTTTACAGGAGGAATAATAGGCTTTATACTCAAACCTATCATTCCCAAGCGAATAGCAGAAGGGTTGAGCCCCTCTTTTGCCCTCATTGCTTTATCTATTGGGGTAACTATGTTAATAAAAATGGAAACGGCTCCACCAGTTGTGATTGCCATTATCTTTGGCGTGGCTATTGGTGAGCTTCTCATGTTGGAGCAATGGGTTAATAAAAGTGCTCAATCTCTGCAAGGATTAACGGGGCGATTACTATCTTCTTCTAAAGAGAAGAATTCCCAAGGGGTAAGTATTGAGTTCTCACGACAGTACTCTGCTTTAATTGTTCTGTTTACCATGAGTGGAATGGGAATTCTTGGAGCTTTGACAGAAGGTCTCTCAGGGGATTATCAACTGCTAATTATTAAGTCCATACTGGATTTCTTTACAGCCATAATCTTCGCCATGACCTTTGGTATCTCTGTCAGCTTATTGTTTATTCCACAGTTGGCTTTTCAATCTTTGTTATATTTTCTTTCTAGCTTTATCATGCCCTATATGACAGGTCCCACCTATGCTAATTTCTCTGCTTGTGGAGGAGTTATTATGATAGGATTAGGATTGCGTATGGCCAAAATTAAGGATTTCCCTGTGGTTAACCAGTTACCGGCACTTCTTTTAGTTATACCTTTTACCAATTTATGGCTTATGTATTTTGGATAA
- a CDS encoding HD domain-containing protein: MNQLEQIFVFIKEIDKVKNIQRQSLVSESLRRENDAEHAWHLAMMAMVLQTFANDHIDLLKVLKMVLIHDIVEIDAGDVFLYDLEARKAQKAIEAEAARRIFGLLPHPMGQELIELWEDFEDRQTPESRFAASLDRIQPMLQNYMTGGKAWKEHKITRDMVLKTNAHIGEGSKELWEMIQAMIDDAVKKGYLLP; the protein is encoded by the coding sequence ATGAATCAATTAGAACAAATATTTGTGTTTATCAAAGAAATCGACAAGGTCAAAAACATACAACGCCAATCTCTCGTATCAGAGAGTCTTCGCCGTGAAAACGATGCAGAACATGCCTGGCATCTAGCGATGATGGCTATGGTCCTTCAAACTTTTGCTAATGATCATATAGACCTACTAAAAGTACTCAAAATGGTTCTTATCCATGACATCGTAGAAATCGATGCAGGGGATGTCTTTCTCTATGACCTGGAAGCCAGAAAAGCCCAAAAAGCAATAGAAGCTGAAGCCGCGAGAAGAATCTTTGGATTGTTACCCCATCCTATGGGACAAGAACTTATTGAGTTGTGGGAAGACTTCGAAGACAGGCAGACCCCTGAAAGTAGATTCGCTGCCTCCCTGGATCGTATTCAACCAATGCTTCAAAATTACATGACCGGGGGGAAAGCCTGGAAAGAGCACAAAATCACTCGAGACATGGTTCTCAAAACAAATGCCCACATAGGAGAAGGCTCAAAGGAACTATGGGAAATGATCCAAGCTATGATTGATGATGCTGTCAAAAAAGGCTATCTCCTACCTTAA
- a CDS encoding rhomboid family intramembrane serine protease, with the protein MFLQKKLPYSRHNVVLYLIGINVVVFFLTSLSRQFQLSMAMTPIAVIEYGYYWQLVTYMFTHASFSHILFNMLALFIFGQHLEERLGSWEFLLYYMFVGILVGLISLAFYWYTGSPQVSLLGASGAIYGVMLGFATFYPTARIFIWGLIPVRAPILVLGYTVIEVYSQLASYNSNVAHFSHLAGFLFAYLYFLVRLRINPIDRFFPPKRYR; encoded by the coding sequence ATGTTTTTACAGAAAAAATTACCCTATAGTCGACATAATGTCGTCCTCTATTTGATTGGGATTAATGTGGTGGTCTTCTTTTTGACTTCCCTTTCAAGACAATTTCAATTGTCTATGGCTATGACTCCCATTGCAGTCATTGAATATGGTTATTATTGGCAGCTTGTGACTTATATGTTTACCCACGCGAGTTTCTCCCATATTTTGTTCAACATGCTGGCTTTGTTTATCTTTGGGCAACATTTGGAAGAACGTCTAGGGAGCTGGGAATTCCTTCTTTATTATATGTTTGTAGGAATTCTTGTAGGTCTGATAAGCTTGGCATTTTATTGGTATACAGGATCTCCTCAGGTATCTTTACTGGGAGCGAGTGGTGCTATCTATGGTGTCATGCTAGGCTTTGCTACTTTCTATCCTACAGCAAGGATTTTTATATGGGGTCTTATTCCTGTGAGAGCTCCTATTTTGGTATTGGGATATACAGTTATAGAAGTGTATAGTCAGTTGGCCTCTTATAATTCCAATGTGGCTCACTTTAGTCACTTAGCTGGTTTTCTTTTTGCCTACCTATACTTCCTGGTTCGATTAAGAATTAATCCCATAGATCGTTTCTTCCCTCCCAAAAGATACCGATAA